The following proteins are encoded in a genomic region of Liolophura sinensis isolate JHLJ2023 chromosome 5, CUHK_Ljap_v2, whole genome shotgun sequence:
- the LOC135465752 gene encoding nuclear envelope phosphatase-regulatory subunit 1-like produces MTFEQTSEDLKAFERRLTEVIDKLQPAARLWRITLIFISVCTAAGAWNWLRDPDTSQVTFFQSLMNHPFFAISCLILLILFLCGIHKRVVASSIIASRCRQVLADYNMSCDETGKLILKPRPTT; encoded by the exons ATGACATTTGAACAGACATCTGAAG ATCTGAAGGCCTTTGAGAGGCGATTGACAGAGGTGATTGACAAGCTACAACCAGCTGCTCGTCTGTGGAGAA TTACCCTGATCTTCATCTCCGTGTGTACAGCTGCGGGAGCATGGAACTGGCTGAGGGACCCAGATACGTCACAG GTAACATTCTTCCAGTCCTTGATGAACCATCCTTTCTTTGCCATCAGCTGTTTGATCCTGCTCATATTATTTTTGTGTGGGATACACAAACGAGTTGTTGCCTCATCAAT AATTGCTTCCAGGTGTCGCCAGGTTTTGGCAGATTATAACATGTCATGTGATGAG ACGGGAAAGTTGATATTAAAGCCGAGACCAACCACATGA